Sequence from the Planctomycetota bacterium genome:
CCACCGAGAAGGTCGGCGAGATTGACGCCAAGGCTCCCCCGGCTCCGCCCGCCAAGTGAGCCCAGGCAGCCGCCCAGCCACGGCGGAGCACACGCCTGGTCACCAGCCCGCTGCATGCAAGGCCGTCGAGACCTCTCTCCCTTTCTCGCCCCTGGCCGTTCAAGGGACTCAAAGGGACTCGGGGAGGCTCGAGCCATCTGAGCCACCGCCCGCGCGGTCACAAACGCCCTCAGACCTTATTCGGCAGGCTGCCGGTCATCAGGTGGCGCATGACGAGGCGGTCGAGGCCCTCGTAGTCACGGGCCGCGATGCACGCGGCCTCGGCCTTCGCGTCCATCGTGCGGACCTTCTCGAGAAGCCAGAGGAACATTTCGCGGCTGTGGGTGAGGTGCTTGGTGGAGATGGGCTTGCGCTGCGGACGCATGGCCTTGATGTCCAACCCGACCATGTTGCCGTCGCGCCCGTAGCCGCCCAGCTCCAGAACGCGCACCTGGTTGTAGGCCCGCCGCAGGTTGACCATGCCGAAGGCGCGGTCCTGATCGAACTTCGGGCCATTCTGGTCGTTGAGGTGGACGCTCCAGGCCCCCTCTCCCCCCATCGCCCCGCACAGCGTTCAGACAGTTGATATCTGAAAACGCGATGCCCTTTCCGCCCGTTCCCTCAGGACAGCGCTTACCGTTTGATGGCGAGTTCGGCCTCGAGGGGGGAGCCCTTGCGGAAGCGGCTGACGCCCAGGATGCTGAACCCAAGGATGTGGCCATCCTCGTCCACCCGTTCCATCATGGCGTCGTGAGCCGTCTCGCGCAGGTACCCGGGGGCATCGTGGAACCGCACCTCCAGGTAGTCGCCTTCGACGTCGAACCACACTTTCACTTTCTCGGCCATATCACGTCTCCAGACTTCGGCTTGTCCGTCAGGTAGGCAGTGACGACGAAAGCATCGCTCTCTACGTATCTTACCACGACGCAGAGCCATTTTCCACCCACGAGCGTGCGGCCATAGAACCTGTAGAAGAGCCTCACGGCATCGTCGGATCGGGACAGGCGGACTTCGGCAGGGGCACGGAGGACGCGCTCCACCTCGGCCTCCAGTCCGACCATCTCGGGATGCTCCAGGATATGGGCCATCCGCTCATTGGTGAGCCGCACATCGTTCCCGAAGCAATCACGGATGCTCTTCATTGACGCAATCATGCCCTAGGCGGCACTGTGCGTCAAGTGGGGCCTGCCCCGCCGCCTCGCTTCCTTCACCACCACTCGACACCCCGCCCTCCCCTTGGCGTCCTTGGCGTTTTGGCGGTCAGCCCAGGCCTGCCTCAGCCGCGAAGGCGCCAAGAACGCCAAGCAATCCCCGTAGGGCAAGAACGGGGCAGGGCGCTCGGACACTTCGCTTCGCCCGGGCAGGCTTGCGCACGCAACACCCGCGCTCGCAGCCCCGCCTTCAGGCGGTCATCTCTTCCCCCATTGCCCCTCCGTCACGTTCGGATAGTTGATATCTGAAGATGCGCCCCCCCACGAAGACTGCCGCGACCCTCCGCCACGTCCCTCCTGTCCCTTTGGTCACTTGAGTCCCTTCTCGCGCCTGCCCCGCCCGTCATTCCGAGCGAAGCGCCGCGAAGTCAAGGAATCTCGCCCGTCCTTGCGACCGGAGATAAGTGCGGTGTCCCCTGAACTTGTGAAATGCGCTTGATTAGAGGCTAGTCACCCCCGCTCGGGTAATGGCAGGCATCACAGAACGCCACACCATATTCGGACATGCGGTACCGCTGGAACGAGGGATCATCCTCGAACATGTGAGGGACCGGATGCTCTTTGGGCGGCTGGACCCTTACATTCTCAACGATGCCGAGCCGCTCAAGATTGAGACACGAGAGGTAAGCGGCACGAAACGGCATGTCCAGTCCATTCGCTATCTCACGAGCAGCGAGCACATGACCCTTGAGCCCGCTCTCCCGCGCCACCCTGTCTGAGACGCCCTGCCTGAAGATAAGCATGATTCTCGCATCGAGGGGTGAGAGTTGCGCGAGCACCTTTGTATATGACGGATGCACCTGGGCCTGCTGAGCCGGGTCGAGGTGGCAGGCAAGAAGCGACGCGAACATGTCTGAAAGCGACTCATCCTCCACGTTGCCCCCATCCTCTAGCAACGGCACGAAAACGTCAGGGAGCACCTTGCGAGGCTCCACGCCTCTCTCTTCCAGCCACCGTTTGGTTCTCAGCATTATGCGGACCCTGTTCTTTAGGCGCCAGTTCCCCACTACATCAGTGAGCATGCCACCGAGTTCTGACAGAGGCCCCTTCACCACGATATCCGCGTACTCTCTCGCTACCCCGACAGCCTTGGCGAGGGTCTGCGACTCATCTGGTGCGCTCACTCTCAGGACTCCATTCTCTCGCGTAGCCGAAGTCGCCACGAACTGGCGCGCAGAGCATCGCTTGCTCGTCTTGCATGCGCAGACGGCTGGCCCCGTTCGACTCCAGATGCTTGCCGCTTTGCGTCCGATGCTTTCCCGTCTTCGTTCACACCCTATTCGGCAGGCTGCCGGTCATCAGGTGGCGCATGACGAGGCGGTCGAGGCCCTCGTAGTCACGGGCCGCGATGCACGCGGCCTCGGCCTTCGCGTCCATCGTGCGGACCTTCTCGAGAAGCCAGAGGAACATTTCGCGGCTGTGGGTGAGGTGCTTGGTGGAGATGGGCTTGCGCTGCGGACGCATGGCCTTGATGTCCAACCCGACCATGTTGCCGTCGCGCCCGTAGCCGCCCAGCTCCAGAACGCGCACCTGGTTGTAGGCCCGCCGCAGGTTGACCATGCCGAAGGCGCGGTCCTGATCGAACTTCGGGCCATTCTGGTCGTTGAGGTGGATGCTCCAGAGCTTGCCGACGCTGAGCGCGAAGGCCATCTCGTCGGAGGGGTCGAGGCCGGCGAGAATGCTGTGGGCG
This genomic interval carries:
- a CDS encoding Abi-alpha family protein — encoded protein: MSAPDESQTLAKAVGVAREYADIVVKGPLSELGGMLTDVVGNWRLKNRVRIMLRTKRWLEERGVEPRKVLPDVFVPLLEDGGNVEDESLSDMFASLLACHLDPAQQAQVHPSYTKVLAQLSPLDARIMLIFRQGVSDRVARESGLKGHVLAAREIANGLDMPFRAAYLSCLNLERLGIVENVRVQPPKEHPVPHMFEDDPSFQRYRMSEYGVAFCDACHYPSGGD
- a CDS encoding DUF4258 domain-containing protein; translation: MKSIRDCFGNDVRLTNERMAHILEHPEMVGLEAEVERVLRAPAEVRLSRSDDAVRLFYRFYGRTLVGGKWLCVVVRYVESDAFVVTAYLTDKPKSGDVIWPRK
- a CDS encoding DUF2283 domain-containing protein, translated to MAEKVKVWFDVEGDYLEVRFHDAPGYLRETAHDAMMERVDEDGHILGFSILGVSRFRKGSPLEAELAIKR